Genomic DNA from Prunus persica cultivar Lovell chromosome G1, Prunus_persica_NCBIv2, whole genome shotgun sequence:
GTGTTGGTGTTGGTGTTGGTGTTCCTCACTCACATGCATTTGTCTTTTGCCCATATCATTGACATATTGTGGATTCAATTCTCATTTCTCAATTCTGCCTGCCTCTGCCCCTGCCTCTGCCTCTGCCTCTGCCTCTGCCTCTGCCTGCCAGCccaataaattataatttataaccATTCAATTCAAAGGAGCCTGAGCTGAGAGAATAGGAAAGATTTGTATAGCCAATGTTAAAACCTCTGCCATGCAGTGTGTATCTGTGATAGCTCagcaaatattaaaaaaggaGGTCAATCCTCTACCATGTTATGTCACATTGAAATACCTAGCAGTTTCCCAGTGTCTAGAACAATGATAATTATTATTCCTTTGCTTGGTTCCTAAGGCTGAGGTTGTGTATAAATAAAACGGCACTTTgaagacagacagacagacagacaggtGAGGGTGAAAATGTTGTGGTTGAATGAAATGTGTTGTAAGTTGATagacaaataaaatgaatagAAAAGGGAGATGAACATGATGATGAtcacattgagaagaaaactGGAGGGGAGAGAGGGGAGAGAGGGGAGaggtccaaaacaaaacaaaagtcaaATCACCAAGTGGGGACAAGTTTGCCATATCAGAGGAAAGGGTCCTATGCATTGAATCAAAACTTTTCATATTGTCCAGAAAGTCAAAAAGGAGGAGTTAGGTTTGGATGCATCCTATTCATCATTTTCCCATTCCTTTCTTATACCTTTTTTTCCCTCTGTTTTtccaattaattatttattttcaagattTAAGTTGCAAGTATTTGTGTCTAGTGTAGACTGAACGACTCAGTCTCCCTCAGGCTCAAAGCaatatcagagagagagagagagagagagagagagaaatggtcTCCTTCTGACAATTGTCACAACTTGAGAGCTCCCCCTCTTGACCCTCCTACTCTTTTCACATTTTGTACTCTTCTTCTTGTGCTCTTTATCCTCCTGTTCCTGCCCCTGCCCCTGCCTTGTATAAGTAACTGACGCAACCTTGGACTCTCTTTGttccatatataaatatatatatatattttttcagccTGTTCACTTCCATAAACGCATAACTCGAAGTTGAAACCTGCAGCAGCAAATCACCACCAAAGGACGACGAAGACAATGATAGAATCAAACCCACCTCTCCTACACCATTATGGAACACTTGTGCGCAATCCATCCAATCTTGTTCAAGTTGATCAGCAACGCCACATTGGAGGGCTGGTCCCAGCTGAAGAATGCCAGCTTCCATTGATAGACCTTCATGGTTTGAAAATCCCTGACACAAGGGAGAGCCTAGAATGCGCTCGAGCCATCTGCCGAGCGTCGTCGGAGTGGGGGTTCTTCCAAGTGCTGAACCACGGCATCAGCCCTGAGCTGCTGCAGAGTATGAGGAGAGAGCAGCTCAAGCTGTTTGCTGCACCGTTTGAGAGAAAAGCTACTTGTGGGCTTCTCAACAATTCATACAGGTGGGGGACTCCAACCGCAACGCGGCCAACTCAATACTCTTGGTCTGAAGCTTTTCACATTCCTGTCACCAAAATCTCAGAAGAAGCTAGCTATGGGGAGGACTTTGGTTCTCTCAGGTACCTTTTTTTTGATGttcttgtttaattttgaagctgtctttctttctccatcttcttcccCCTCAACATTAAATCAAAGCTAATTAAGATTTAAAAGCATTGCCGATGCCATACaagtaaattaattaatctgATAATCAACAAATCCATCCTCAAAGTAAAAGTAGAATTGACTTGGCCCATCAATTTCAATGTAACTCATATACAGTtacttaaaaaagaagaaaagacaagGCACATGCCACACATGCCACATGATTAATTCTATCTAGCTACCTGTGTAACATTCTGGaaccccccaaaaaagaagatcAACCTCTACAACTTGTGTGTGGCATGTGGGAAACTGGTCCCTCTAAAAGCAAGTGTAAATGCACAAGTTGCCTTGAAATACAAGACAGTAGGCAATGCAGCATGGCAGAGTATGGCTAATTATGgggcttcttcttttgttgcaACAGGGGAGTGATGGAGGAATTTGCAGCAGCCATGTCAAACCTGGCAAATTTGCTTGCTGGGATTCTAGCGAACAATCTGGGACACCGAAAGGAATCGTTAGAAGACATTTGTGACTCGAGCACTTGCTTTCTTCGATTGAATCGCTACCCGGCTTGTCCAATATCCCCAGAGATGTTTGGCTTGGTGCCTCACACTGACAGTGATTTCCTCACAATTCTTTGCCAAGACCAAGTAGGAGGACTTCAGCTCATGAAAGATTCCAAATGGGTTGCTGTGAAACCCAATCCAGACGCACTTATCGTTAACATTGGAGATCTTTTTcaggtaattaattaaataattaattacagtGTAATTATTAGAAAGCAAATGTAGTAAGTATACCATGTGATGTGATGATATAATTAAGCACATGTTATActtaattagtttaattattaaaatttaaatataattaagcgtagatttaattagttaatatAATTGGGATTGTTTGTTAATAAAGGCGTGGAGCAATGATGTGTACAAAAGTGTGGAGCACAAGGTGATGGCAAACGAGAAGATGGAACGCTACTCAATCGCCTACTTCATGTGCCCTTCCTATGATTCCTTAATTGGGAGTTGCAGCAGCACATCGCCAGAACCTTCTTCCGTCTATAGAAAGTTCACTTTTCGAGAATACAGGAACCAAATTCAACAGGATGTTCAGAAACTTGGCCACAAAGTTGGCCTCTCaagatttcttcttcaataagCTTTCCTTTACCTTGCCTTCCTCCTAATCCTAAAGGGCAGCAAACCAAATAGTCAATAGTCTACGGTCAACAGTCAACCGTCAACACCTGCTGTCTTGCCTAGAAGAATCCCACCCCGCCCCACACATTTCTTAGTACTTCaactataaaattatatttatactacTCACCATTTGTAATTTTCACTAAGTAAGCAGGGGAAGGGAGGGATATCGTACCACAATACAAAACTATCCTACAGAGATTACACTTAAGTTTCTGCTCCACTTGGAGAttaatacataaatatatatatatatatattatttttcctgtctttttctttttcactttcataCCAACAGCGATTCATTAAAATAATTCGTAAAGTGGCCAATATGCTACGAATCTAGCAGACACTTTGGTACTTTTACTAACATAGGATATGACTGAGATAAAGTTGAACGTTGAAAGATGAAATAAGCAAAGACGTGATTTGGGAAGCAACAAAGGCTTATCCAATCACACAAACTTAGAAAACACCAACGCAGCTATTGGCTATTGCCATTGGGGAAAAGATTTTCACAcatgaaaaagaatgaaatgaaatagtAACAACACGTAGGAGATAAGCCAATTATGGTGCCAGCCATGGAATCAAGATCAAATCACTACTTACTTTTTACACCAACCAGAATGACAGCCGTAAACATCTCGGATCTCGGTCAACACACGGAAAAGACACCACAAAACACAAATCACACAAGACATAATTAACAGGGTAACATGATAAGCCcttgaaacagaaaaaagaagaagaaattgtacTATCTTCATACGTCGGCGGTTGCAGATAATAAACCTTTTGAAAAGAAGCCATCTCCCATGTTGGCGGTTGCCGTCACATTGAATTTCTACAACCTCCAAGCTCAAACCCTACGCATCATCAGATCAGACCATGGAAACTCTATACCTGCTGCTGATTAATATTTACCATTGCACAGAATACATAAGAGCCTGCTGCagaacaaaatattgatattaCTAAGGACAAGTTAACCTCAAGTCTGTTAGGTAAAAGAGAGATTGGGAAAGTACAAACAATTATGATCGTAATAATTGGAGTAGTTTTATCTTCAAGATTAAAAGTGGGCAGCTCTTTAGAAATGTCTGCCTAAGTTAAGTGTATCTTATTAATTCAAAGCATTTATTACAGAAAATATCAGTGTTGTTGTATGCCAACTTCTAAGCAGTCAGATAGTATTGTATGCAATACACTTTATCCAAGAATCCTAGAGTTTTGGTTACAAACCAAGGTCAATGGTAGCAAAGAAATACCTAGCTGAGCAGCATCTGTGGCGAGATGAAGCGAAGAAGACTGATCGATGCCTCTGATCACTCTTCAGTATTATGTATCATCTAAAACTTCTTCTCACTTCATTGTACTATTAACAGTTTAAGATACCTGATTCAGTCAAGAAACATTGCCACCTTGTCTTTGAGactgctcttcttcttcattatgGGGGCAATTCCTTCTCTAACAACATTACTATGACTTTCTCTAATGATTTCATGGGCAAATGTCACATCCTCTGTCAAAAATCGACTCTCACTCTCCTTCTCGACGGTTTTCTTCATCAAGGGGCCTAAAAACAGATCCAGCATGTCCTGAGCAGGATCCCCTGTTCCACCTGAATTTAAGCCAATTCCTTTACTTGCCAAACTCCCGTTCGGCTTAAAAGTAGTTGTATCTGCGATGAGTGATCTTCGATTACAAATTTGGGCATCAGCAGAATCTTCTAACTCATTACCGGAAGAGACTATTTCTGGAAATCTGCTGTCTGATTCACATTCTTGGTTcgatgcttcttcttctttatttatattccCATCAGCTCTAATATACTGCATGATAAAGATAGCAACTTTAGACTTCTATCTCGTGTACTTATCAACATGATATTTGTCTAAGTCAATCTAAACAATCATCAGCCATAAATAGTGAAGTAATTTTCTCAAGTTGGTGTTCAAGTATAAGATTGTAGAATATATCATAATATCTTGTTTATGAATAGAAACCATAGCAATATATCACAGATGTAAGAACAGAAAAGATCAAAATCAATTCCTTTCAATATTAAAGTAAGAGCAAATCACCTCTTCAGCAATGATCACTAAATCCTCCACTGTCAgttcaacatcatcatcagtcCAAGTCCGGACTTCTAGTTCTTCATCACTTCCACAGCTGGAACCCTttgctttttccttcttcGGAGCATCAGATTCCTGAACTTTTCTTCTCCCATGTCCATTACAATTCTTCTCAGGAAAAGTTCCATCACATTCTGCATCCTGTTCAtttgagtttctttttcttctttttgcctCACATTTTACAAGAACATGTGAGTTCTCCCCCAGTGTTTCCTTTGCTTTTTGTCTCTCTGGAGCACCAGACTCCTGCACTTTTCTTCTCCCAAGTCCACTAcacttttcttcttgttcagttgattttttttttcttctctttgtctCACATTTTACAAGAACGTGTGAGTTTTCTCCCAATGTTTCAGTTTCATAAGAGGCAGGTCCTTCCTCTTTACC
This window encodes:
- the LOC18788900 gene encoding uncharacterized protein LOC18788900, which translates into the protein MVGVAPESDDGSRRRLPQWMLGISSAGQVRKPSNGKEEGPASYETETLGENSHVLVKCETKRRKKKSTEQEEKCSGLGRRKVQESGAPERQKAKETLGENSHVLVKCEAKRRKRNSNEQDAECDGTFPEKNCNGHGRRKVQESDAPKKEKAKGSSCGSDEELEVRTWTDDDVELTVEDLVIIAEEYIRADGNINKEEEASNQECESDSRFPEIVSSGNELEDSADAQICNRRSLIADTTTFKPNGSLASKGIGLNSGGTGDPAQDMLDLFLGPLMKKTVEKESESRFLTEDVTFAHEIIRESHSNVVREGIAPIMKKKSSLKDKVAMFLD
- the LOC18793977 gene encoding gibberellin 2-beta-dioxygenase 8 — encoded protein: MIESNPPLLHHYGTLVRNPSNLVQVDQQRHIGGLVPAEECQLPLIDLHGLKIPDTRESLECARAICRASSEWGFFQVLNHGISPELLQSMRREQLKLFAAPFERKATCGLLNNSYRWGTPTATRPTQYSWSEAFHIPVTKISEEASYGEDFGSLRGVMEEFAAAMSNLANLLAGILANNLGHRKESLEDICDSSTCFLRLNRYPACPISPEMFGLVPHTDSDFLTILCQDQVGGLQLMKDSKWVAVKPNPDALIVNIGDLFQAWSNDVYKSVEHKVMANEKMERYSIAYFMCPSYDSLIGSCSSTSPEPSSVYRKFTFREYRNQIQQDVQKLGHKVGLSRFLLQ